Proteins from a genomic interval of Paenibacillus lentus:
- the istA gene encoding IS21 family transposase has protein sequence MLKMPQQDYIRFLREVEGCSVNEIAERVGVHWRTAKKYADQTNWNVSVAKRKSRSPVMGAFMEIVDTWLEEDRLLPRKQRHTGVRIFQRLRDEHQFTGGQRTVLAYVQKRKSEMELERAKTYERLEHPPGEAQVDFTTLEVSQGHQMLTYKLLVMSFPHSNAAFVYPTPAENQECFLEAMKQCFEQMGGVPQRIWFDNLSAAVVHIEKGGERQLTEGFLRFCAHYRFEAVFCNPYSGHEKGHVENKCGYSKRNWAVPIPIYENHEQLVAYFAEQATQDHQRKHYAQNRRIADLWEDDRRKLLTLPEHGFDAFRLAAAVVNKYGEIRIEDTTIPLLGMVAPGSEVLIQTFWDRLVILNGHHQKIREVPRPYTGRTADVPWSKVFSGWLRKPRSVTHSQFLRMLPETLHVYVTVKDLAERKERLQALLHWSDVYTIEQIQEAIALLGQDAAVSRVTGILGMKYGSRDLPITWEEKLSPPGTRLEGSLERYDQLVGVS, from the coding sequence ATGTTGAAAATGCCTCAACAAGACTATATCAGATTTCTACGCGAAGTAGAAGGCTGTTCTGTAAATGAAATAGCTGAACGTGTGGGGGTTCATTGGCGAACAGCAAAAAAATATGCCGATCAAACTAACTGGAATGTATCTGTGGCCAAACGAAAAAGTAGAAGTCCAGTCATGGGGGCATTTATGGAGATTGTCGATACGTGGTTGGAAGAGGACCGCTTGCTCCCCCGAAAGCAACGTCATACAGGTGTACGCATTTTTCAAAGGTTACGTGACGAACATCAATTTACAGGCGGACAACGTACAGTGCTAGCCTATGTGCAGAAACGAAAGAGTGAAATGGAACTGGAACGTGCCAAAACGTATGAACGACTAGAACATCCGCCTGGAGAGGCTCAAGTCGACTTTACGACCCTTGAGGTAAGCCAAGGGCACCAAATGCTTACATATAAACTTCTGGTGATGTCTTTCCCGCATAGCAACGCTGCATTCGTTTATCCGACACCGGCGGAAAATCAGGAATGCTTCTTAGAAGCGATGAAGCAATGCTTCGAACAGATGGGCGGTGTTCCTCAGCGGATATGGTTCGACAACCTGTCTGCCGCCGTCGTGCATATCGAGAAAGGAGGCGAGCGGCAATTAACCGAAGGCTTTCTGCGATTCTGTGCCCATTACCGGTTTGAAGCTGTCTTCTGCAATCCGTATAGCGGTCATGAAAAGGGGCATGTGGAAAATAAATGCGGCTACTCTAAGAGGAACTGGGCCGTCCCCATTCCCATCTATGAAAACCATGAACAACTTGTCGCGTATTTCGCTGAGCAGGCAACTCAAGATCACCAGCGTAAGCATTATGCTCAAAACCGCCGAATCGCTGATCTGTGGGAGGATGACCGACGTAAGCTCCTTACATTGCCGGAGCATGGATTTGATGCTTTTCGCTTGGCTGCTGCGGTAGTCAATAAGTACGGGGAAATTCGGATTGAAGATACGACGATTCCGTTACTAGGAATGGTTGCGCCAGGTAGCGAGGTGCTGATCCAAACGTTCTGGGATCGTCTGGTTATCCTGAACGGTCACCACCAGAAGATTCGGGAGGTGCCTAGACCTTACACGGGACGAACGGCGGACGTTCCGTGGTCGAAAGTATTTAGCGGATGGTTGAGAAAACCGCGCAGTGTTACACATTCGCAGTTCCTTCGCATGCTGCCGGAGACACTGCACGTGTATGTGACGGTGAAGGATCTGGCTGAGCGAAAAGAGCGCCTTCAGGCGCTGTTGCACTGGAGCGATGTGTACACCATAGAACAGATCCAAGAGGCAATCGCTTTGCTAGGCCAGGATGCGGCAGTTTCCCGCGTCACGGGTATCCTTGGTATGAAATATGGAAGCCGAGACTTGCCCATTACGTG
- a CDS encoding HD-GYP domain-containing protein, with translation MNNIPVAELKPGLKIISNVYSPLGGLLLEKGKVLLPRDLDILRAFMISSVEIEESFKSAEESNATTSMTTAGKPGEAAAVPNENTAASEMEHLPISSLHQEYDRMLHLTKSAFQSVLAAELPIYELRRQLEALIKQMKHYNVLTFAPRNMNEYDYLYHNAILSSMTSYLLAQWHGLPQKDWMQVAFAGLLHDIGNTKIDPLILYNPESLTEDESEEMRMHTTYGYQQLRKTSAINEGVRLTALQHHEKMDGSGYPFHLTGEKIHVYARIVAIADIFHAMTLNRRYRKAQSPYLVLEQLKSEAFGKLDPSIVQTFVEKVTQFHNGMRVLLSNGKTGEIIFSDRNHPTRPMVSIDGEIINLMKDTSLYIEEVLS, from the coding sequence ATGAATAACATCCCTGTGGCTGAACTGAAGCCTGGGTTAAAAATTATAAGCAACGTATACAGTCCCCTAGGTGGTTTATTATTGGAAAAAGGGAAGGTGCTGTTGCCAAGAGATTTAGATATATTGCGCGCTTTTATGATTTCGTCAGTAGAAATTGAAGAATCGTTCAAATCAGCCGAGGAATCTAATGCCACGACTTCTATGACAACAGCGGGCAAACCAGGGGAGGCAGCAGCCGTGCCAAATGAGAATACAGCAGCTTCTGAAATGGAACATTTGCCAATCAGCTCACTTCATCAGGAGTATGACCGGATGCTTCATTTGACGAAAAGTGCTTTTCAGTCTGTGCTTGCCGCAGAGCTTCCCATATATGAACTGCGTCGTCAGTTGGAAGCTTTGATCAAACAGATGAAGCATTATAATGTACTGACCTTTGCGCCGCGAAATATGAATGAATATGATTACCTATACCACAATGCCATCCTTTCCTCGATGACATCGTATTTGCTTGCACAGTGGCACGGCCTGCCGCAAAAGGATTGGATGCAGGTTGCTTTTGCCGGTTTGTTGCATGACATTGGAAATACAAAGATTGATCCGTTGATCCTATATAATCCTGAATCACTAACAGAGGATGAATCAGAAGAAATGCGGATGCATACGACTTATGGATATCAACAGCTTCGAAAAACGTCTGCAATCAATGAGGGTGTCCGTCTGACTGCGCTGCAGCATCATGAGAAAATGGATGGATCCGGTTATCCCTTCCACCTTACGGGGGAGAAAATACATGTGTACGCTAGAATTGTAGCAATAGCTGACATTTTTCATGCTATGACTCTCAATCGGAGATACCGAAAGGCGCAATCACCCTATTTGGTATTGGAGCAATTAAAGTCCGAGGCGTTTGGCAAGCTTGATCCTAGTATTGTGCAAACTTTCGTGGAGAAAGTAACTCAGTTCCATAATGGAATGAGAGTGCTTCTCAGCAATGGTAAGACGGGAGAGATTATATTCTCAGATCGCAATCACCCTACACGGCCAATGGTATCCATTGATGGCGAAATTATTAATTTGATGAAGGATACCAGCTTGTATATTGAGGAAGTTCTTTCCTAG
- the gyrA gene encoding DNA gyrase subunit A, producing the protein MAEEKFSQIVDRDINVEMRESFMDYAMSIIVSRALPDVRDGLKPVHRRILFAMSELGMYPDKPYKKSARIVGEVIGKYHPHGDSAVYETMVRMAQDFSMRYMLVEGHGNFGSIDGDFAAAMRYTEARLSKIAMEMLRDINKETIDFMPNYDGEEHEPVVLPARYPNLLVNGVSGIAVGMATNIPPHNLGEVIDGVQAMIANPDIDSLELMDYIHGPDFPTAGYIVGRSGIRQAYTTGRGSITMRARTTIEENNNKARIIVDELPYQVNKARLVEKIAELVREKRIDGITDLRDESDRNGMRVVIELRRDVNPNVVLNNLYKHTSMQSTFGINMLAIVNKEPKILTLKEVLHHYLQHQVEVIRRRTEFDLKKAEARAHILEGLRIALDNLDEVIALIRGSRTTDIARTGLIERFELSVEQAQAILDMRLQRLTGLERDKIEEEYNELLQKIAEYREILANEELVLQIISNELQEIRDRFADSRRTEITVGEESILDEDLIPQEEVVVTITHTGYVKRLPVTTYRSQKRGGRGVVGMDTKDDDFVEHLFVTNTHHYLMFFTDRGKAYRLKAYEIPELGRTARGTPIINLIQIEQGETVNAVIPVEKFEGDQYLFFATRQGIVKKTPLEDYINIRKGGLIAVNLREDDTLIDVRLTDGKQELIMGTAQGMSIRFPESDVRSMGRAATGVKGITLDEHDELIGMDVVVPDQDILIVTTKGYGKRTPVSEYRIQSRGGKGIKTINVTEKNGSVVGLKVVKDEEDLMIITSSGTLIRTSMEGISTMGRNTQGVKLINIREDDAVATVCRSDKSEETEHEDDENGENLEGTLGEEATDVNHQEETDEINADSDAGNESSEE; encoded by the coding sequence ATGGCGGAAGAAAAATTTTCGCAAATCGTAGATCGGGACATTAATGTGGAAATGCGTGAATCCTTTATGGATTATGCCATGAGCATTATTGTCAGCCGTGCTCTGCCAGATGTGAGGGATGGTTTGAAGCCGGTGCATCGTCGTATCCTGTTTGCGATGTCCGAGCTTGGGATGTATCCCGATAAGCCGTATAAGAAATCGGCCAGAATCGTCGGCGAAGTTATTGGTAAATACCACCCGCACGGGGATTCAGCGGTATATGAAACGATGGTCCGGATGGCTCAGGATTTCTCTATGCGATATATGCTCGTAGAAGGTCACGGTAACTTCGGTTCTATCGACGGTGACTTTGCCGCGGCAATGCGATACACAGAAGCGCGTTTGTCCAAGATTGCGATGGAGATGCTGCGCGATATCAATAAAGAAACTATAGATTTCATGCCGAACTATGACGGTGAGGAACACGAACCAGTTGTGCTACCGGCACGATATCCAAACCTGCTCGTTAACGGCGTATCCGGAATTGCAGTCGGTATGGCAACGAATATTCCACCTCATAATTTAGGCGAGGTCATCGACGGGGTTCAAGCCATGATTGCCAATCCTGATATTGATTCACTCGAGTTGATGGATTATATCCATGGACCTGATTTCCCAACTGCTGGTTATATCGTGGGACGTTCTGGCATTCGTCAGGCTTATACGACGGGTCGTGGTTCTATAACCATGCGAGCTAGAACAACTATTGAAGAGAATAATAATAAAGCACGTATTATCGTGGACGAGCTTCCGTATCAAGTGAATAAAGCTCGGCTAGTTGAGAAAATCGCTGAACTGGTTCGCGAGAAGAGAATTGACGGCATTACCGATTTGCGGGATGAGTCTGATCGTAACGGGATGCGTGTCGTAATCGAGCTTCGTCGCGACGTTAATCCGAATGTCGTACTGAACAATTTATACAAGCATACATCGATGCAGAGTACTTTTGGGATTAACATGCTTGCGATTGTCAATAAAGAGCCTAAAATTCTAACTCTGAAGGAAGTTCTTCATCATTATTTGCAACATCAAGTAGAAGTTATTCGTCGTCGAACAGAATTTGATCTGAAGAAGGCAGAAGCACGTGCTCATATTCTAGAAGGATTGCGGATTGCTCTTGATAATCTGGATGAGGTTATTGCCCTTATTCGCGGATCGCGAACAACGGATATAGCCCGTACGGGTCTTATAGAGAGATTTGAACTAAGCGTGGAACAAGCACAAGCCATTCTCGATATGCGCCTGCAACGTTTGACAGGTTTGGAACGCGATAAAATCGAGGAAGAGTATAATGAGCTGCTTCAGAAAATTGCCGAGTATCGCGAGATTCTTGCAAATGAAGAACTCGTTCTGCAAATTATCAGTAACGAGCTTCAGGAGATTCGCGATCGCTTCGCAGATTCTCGTCGCACGGAAATCACAGTCGGTGAAGAGAGTATTCTTGATGAAGATTTGATTCCACAGGAGGAAGTCGTCGTTACGATTACGCACACCGGCTATGTTAAACGCCTGCCAGTGACCACTTATCGCAGTCAGAAGCGCGGTGGACGAGGTGTAGTGGGGATGGATACGAAAGATGACGATTTCGTGGAGCATCTATTCGTGACAAATACTCACCACTATTTAATGTTCTTTACAGATCGTGGTAAAGCGTATCGTCTGAAGGCTTACGAAATTCCAGAGCTTGGACGGACGGCGCGCGGTACGCCGATCATTAACCTGATTCAAATCGAACAAGGGGAAACCGTTAACGCGGTCATCCCGGTAGAGAAGTTCGAAGGGGATCAGTATCTGTTCTTTGCGACACGTCAAGGTATCGTTAAGAAGACACCGCTTGAGGATTACATTAATATTCGTAAAGGCGGACTTATCGCCGTGAATTTGCGTGAAGATGATACGCTGATTGATGTGAGACTTACGGATGGTAAGCAAGAGCTGATCATGGGTACCGCTCAAGGAATGTCCATTCGCTTCCCAGAAAGCGATGTTCGTTCTATGGGTAGAGCGGCTACTGGGGTTAAAGGGATAACGTTGGATGAGCACGATGAATTGATCGGTATGGATGTCGTCGTTCCTGATCAGGATATTCTGATCGTAACTACGAAGGGTTATGGGAAACGTACCCCTGTCTCTGAATATCGGATTCAAAGCCGTGGAGGCAAGGGGATTAAGACGATCAATGTAACAGAGAAGAATGGCTCAGTCGTTGGTCTGAAGGTAGTTAAGGACGAAGAGGATCTGATGATCATTACAAGTAGCGGCACGCTTATCCGTACGAGCATGGAAGGAATCTCAACCATGGGTCGTAATACGCAGGGCGTGAAGCTGATTAATATTCGTGAAGATGACGCTGTAGCTACGGTTTGCCGCTCAGACAAGAGCGAAGAAACAGAGCATGAGGATGACGAGAACGGCGAAAATCTGGAAGGGACGCTGGGCGAAGAAGCGACCGATGTTAATCATCAAGAAGAGACTGATGAGATAAATGCAGATTCAGATGCGGGCAACGAATCCTCCGAAGAGTAA
- a CDS encoding YheC/YheD family protein has product MAIQRVASKWEKTKALHKKEHISLYIPETRKYSIDQMQEMLDTYELVYIKPDRGTYGIGVMCADIWRDDIDEDAEPKFRLQFGTQSEIHPNIESLHQSIEEKIGTKPYLIQKGISLLTYKRRKFDIRALVQKTPNNTWETTAFIGRIAAPHRIVTNHHSGGSVLPIEDLLGPYLTPSQFLELYKEMKNLGVHVASELSRKYPRLKEIGLDLAIDEQYHIWILEVNTKPALFPFKWLQDKSIYKKVRRYAVAYGRLKSAK; this is encoded by the coding sequence TTGGCGATTCAGCGAGTTGCAAGCAAATGGGAAAAAACCAAAGCCCTGCACAAAAAAGAACATATCTCTCTGTATATTCCCGAGACCCGTAAATATTCTATTGACCAGATGCAAGAAATGCTCGACACATATGAATTGGTGTACATTAAACCAGACCGTGGAACATACGGTATTGGTGTCATGTGCGCCGATATATGGAGAGACGACATCGATGAGGACGCCGAACCTAAATTCAGACTGCAGTTTGGAACCCAAAGTGAAATTCATCCGAACATAGAAAGTCTTCATCAATCGATCGAGGAAAAAATCGGAACAAAGCCATATTTAATTCAAAAAGGTATTTCATTATTAACCTATAAGCGCAGGAAATTTGATATCCGGGCCCTGGTGCAAAAAACGCCCAATAATACCTGGGAAACTACGGCTTTCATAGGTCGTATCGCTGCCCCTCATAGAATCGTAACCAACCATCATAGCGGGGGTTCGGTTCTGCCTATTGAAGACTTGCTGGGACCCTATTTAACTCCTTCGCAATTCCTCGAATTATACAAAGAAATGAAAAACCTCGGTGTTCACGTTGCTTCCGAGCTATCTCGGAAATATCCTCGGCTGAAGGAAATCGGCCTGGATCTGGCGATTGATGAACAGTACCACATCTGGATTCTGGAGGTTAATACAAAGCCAGCTCTTTTCCCTTTCAAATGGTTGCAGGACAAAAGTATTTATAAAAAAGTTCGCCGATATGCCGTCGCATATGGAAGGCTGAAATCAGCAAAATAA
- the gyrB gene encoding DNA topoisomerase (ATP-hydrolyzing) subunit B, whose protein sequence is MSMNEQSYDESQIQVLEGLEAVRKRPGMYIGSTSSRGLHHLVWEVVDNSIDEALAGYADTIEVTIHQDNSITVTDNGRGIPVGEHPKMKRSTLEVVMTVLHAGGKFGGGGYKVSGGLHGVGVSVVNALSSKLIVQVRRDGHVYMQEYQRGVPQYDLRIVGEAGELTGTKTTFYPDPEVFTETTEYDYNILLTRIRELAFLNKGINLSLTDERTGQSERFHYEGGIIEYVKYLNQNREALHEEPIYVEGQRDMIMVEVALQYNDSYTENIHSFANNINTHEGGTHESGFKSALTRIINDYARKNNMIKDNDSNLTGDDVREGLTAIISVKIPEPQFEGQTKTKLGNSEVRGIVESLFAEKLHDFMEENPAVSRRVLEKALQASRAREAARKARELTRRKSALEVSALPGKLADCSSKDASISELYIVEGDSAGGSAKQGRDRHFQAILPLRGKILNVEKARLDRILGNAEIRAIITALGTGIGEEFDLSKARYHKVIIMTDADVDGAHIRTLLLTFFFRYMRKLIEAGYIYIAQPPLFKIERNKIIRYAGSEQERDEIIAEFGENVKVNVQRYKGLGEMNAEQLWETTMDPESRTMQQVSISDAIQADAIFDTLMGDNVEPRRDFINEHAKYVTNLDI, encoded by the coding sequence ATGTCGATGAACGAACAATCGTATGACGAGAGTCAGATACAGGTGCTCGAAGGCCTGGAGGCCGTTCGTAAGCGGCCCGGTATGTACATTGGTTCAACCAGTTCCCGGGGACTGCATCATTTGGTGTGGGAAGTCGTGGACAATAGTATTGACGAAGCACTTGCCGGTTATGCGGATACAATCGAGGTAACGATTCATCAGGATAACAGCATCACCGTTACGGACAACGGGCGCGGTATTCCTGTTGGCGAGCATCCAAAAATGAAACGTTCCACGCTTGAAGTCGTCATGACCGTCCTCCATGCCGGAGGTAAATTCGGCGGTGGTGGCTATAAGGTGTCCGGTGGTCTGCATGGGGTCGGTGTATCTGTCGTTAATGCTCTTTCGTCCAAGCTTATCGTACAGGTACGGCGGGATGGACATGTATACATGCAGGAATATCAGCGCGGGGTACCTCAGTATGATCTCCGCATTGTCGGGGAAGCAGGAGAGCTTACGGGTACAAAGACAACTTTCTATCCAGATCCGGAAGTATTCACAGAAACGACGGAGTACGACTATAATATTTTGCTGACTCGTATTCGTGAGCTGGCTTTTTTGAATAAAGGGATTAATCTGTCTTTGACGGATGAACGAACGGGTCAATCCGAGAGATTCCACTACGAAGGCGGCATTATCGAATATGTAAAATATTTGAACCAGAACAGAGAAGCCCTTCATGAAGAGCCGATTTACGTCGAAGGACAGCGGGATATGATCATGGTAGAAGTAGCGCTGCAGTATAACGACAGCTACACGGAGAATATTCATTCCTTTGCGAACAATATCAATACGCATGAAGGCGGTACGCATGAATCCGGATTCAAGAGTGCTCTTACCCGGATTATTAATGATTACGCACGCAAGAATAATATGATTAAAGACAATGATTCCAATTTGACTGGGGATGATGTGCGCGAAGGTTTAACGGCGATCATTTCTGTCAAAATTCCTGAGCCACAGTTTGAAGGCCAAACGAAAACGAAGCTGGGGAACAGTGAGGTTCGTGGAATCGTTGAATCCTTGTTTGCCGAGAAACTGCATGATTTCATGGAAGAAAATCCAGCGGTATCTCGCCGTGTCCTGGAAAAGGCATTACAGGCTTCCCGGGCTCGTGAAGCTGCCCGGAAAGCACGTGAGCTGACGCGCCGCAAGAGTGCATTGGAGGTTAGTGCACTGCCGGGTAAGCTGGCCGACTGCTCCTCTAAGGATGCTTCAATCAGCGAGCTGTATATCGTCGAAGGGGACTCCGCGGGTGGATCGGCCAAGCAGGGGCGAGATCGGCATTTCCAAGCGATTCTGCCCCTGCGAGGTAAGATTCTTAACGTGGAGAAAGCAAGGCTTGACCGTATTCTTGGCAATGCGGAGATTCGAGCGATTATTACGGCTCTGGGGACGGGGATCGGTGAAGAATTCGATCTTTCCAAGGCTCGTTATCACAAAGTCATCATTATGACCGATGCCGACGTTGACGGGGCGCATATCCGCACTCTGCTCCTCACCTTCTTCTTCCGGTATATGCGGAAGCTAATTGAGGCCGGATATATTTATATCGCCCAGCCGCCGCTTTTCAAAATCGAGCGCAATAAAATCATACGCTATGCTGGATCGGAGCAAGAACGCGATGAGATCATTGCTGAGTTTGGCGAGAATGTTAAAGTCAACGTACAGCGTTATAAAGGTCTAGGTGAGATGAATGCCGAACAGCTCTGGGAGACAACGATGGATCCAGAGAGCCGCACCATGCAGCAGGTATCCATCTCTGATGCGATCCAGGCGGATGCTATATTTGATACTTTGATGGGCGATAATGTTGAGCCACGTCGAGATTTTATTAATGAGCATGCTAAATACGTGACGAATTTGGATATTTAA
- the remB gene encoding extracellular matrix regulator RemB, with amino-acid sequence MYIHLGGEKVIFSSELVAIFDISIEKSSKISKQFVSYAIKEKNVQRIGEEEAKSIVVTKTTVYYSPISSATLKKKANISFAI; translated from the coding sequence ATGTACATTCACTTAGGTGGCGAGAAGGTCATATTTTCTTCAGAACTGGTTGCGATCTTCGATATTTCAATTGAGAAATCCTCGAAGATATCCAAGCAGTTCGTTAGCTACGCGATCAAAGAGAAGAACGTGCAGCGCATCGGAGAGGAAGAAGCTAAATCAATCGTAGTAACGAAAACTACGGTCTATTATTCACCCATTTCTTCCGCAACTCTTAAGAAGAAAGCAAACATATCCTTTGCAATCTAA
- the recF gene encoding DNA replication/repair protein RecF (All proteins in this family for which functions are known are DNA-binding proteins that assist the filamentation of RecA onto DNA for the initiation of recombination or recombinational repair.), with product MYVNHLRLEHYRNYETLTLNHFGNVNLLIGRNAQGKTNLLESLFVLALTKSHRTTKDKELIAFGSDHAVIGAEVEKKYGTLNLELRLSQQGKRAKLNGLEQRKLSDFIGALNVVMFAPEDLEIVKGTPGIRRRFLDMEIGQVQPSYLFHLQQYQKVLVQRNNLLKQAFGAGPEMGTMLEIWNEQLAEHGVKIIKRRKQFIRKLQKWAEQIHEGITGGLEKLELSYLPSFGEAEEEDEAVLMEQFMIKLSQMKEQEIRRGMTLSGPHRDDLAFHINGNEAQVYGSQGQQRTTALSLKLAEIELIHEEIGEYPILLLDDVLSELDPYRQTQLIETFQSKVQTFITATGIESINAGRLQDASIFHVNEGQVIS from the coding sequence ATGTATGTAAATCATTTACGATTGGAGCATTACCGAAATTACGAAACATTGACGCTGAACCATTTTGGTAATGTCAACCTGCTTATCGGCCGCAATGCGCAGGGAAAGACCAATTTGCTGGAGTCTCTTTTCGTGCTGGCCTTGACGAAATCACACCGTACGACCAAAGACAAAGAACTGATCGCTTTCGGCAGTGATCATGCAGTTATTGGTGCTGAAGTCGAAAAAAAGTACGGTACATTAAATTTGGAGCTCCGCCTGTCCCAGCAGGGGAAAAGAGCTAAACTCAACGGCTTGGAGCAGCGAAAGCTAAGCGACTTCATCGGCGCATTGAACGTCGTCATGTTTGCTCCAGAGGATCTGGAGATCGTCAAAGGAACACCGGGAATTCGTAGACGCTTCCTGGACATGGAAATTGGGCAGGTTCAGCCTAGCTATTTATTCCATCTCCAGCAGTATCAGAAGGTACTTGTACAGAGAAACAATCTGTTGAAACAGGCCTTTGGTGCAGGCCCAGAAATGGGGACGATGCTGGAGATTTGGAATGAACAGCTTGCGGAGCATGGTGTTAAAATTATCAAAAGAAGGAAACAATTCATAAGAAAGCTTCAGAAATGGGCTGAACAGATTCATGAGGGCATTACCGGAGGTCTAGAAAAGCTGGAATTATCCTATTTACCTTCCTTCGGAGAGGCTGAGGAAGAAGATGAAGCTGTCCTAATGGAGCAATTTATGATAAAGTTATCACAAATGAAAGAGCAGGAAATCCGCCGTGGCATGACGCTTTCCGGACCGCACCGCGATGACTTGGCTTTTCATATTAACGGAAATGAAGCCCAGGTATACGGTTCCCAGGGACAGCAAAGGACGACGGCATTATCGCTTAAACTAGCTGAGATCGAGCTGATCCATGAAGAGATTGGGGAATATCCGATTCTTCTGCTGGATGATGTGCTATCAGAACTTGATCCATATCGCCAAACTCAATTGATCGAGACTTTTCAAAGCAAAGTGCAAACGTTCATTACGGCAACAGGCATCGAAAGCATCAATGCAGGCCGGCTGCAGGACGCCAGCATTTTTCACGTGAACGAAGGACAAGTCATTTCATAA
- the yaaA gene encoding S4 domain-containing protein YaaA, whose translation MKTVAISTEYIKLDQFLKLADCVPTGGMAKALLQEEVVKVNGELEERRGRKLYPGDTVDVEGCGVFQVAKQ comes from the coding sequence ATGAAAACAGTCGCCATATCGACCGAATACATTAAGCTGGATCAATTTCTAAAGCTTGCGGATTGCGTACCTACAGGAGGTATGGCCAAGGCGCTTTTGCAGGAGGAAGTAGTAAAGGTCAACGGCGAGCTGGAAGAGCGTCGAGGCCGCAAGCTGTACCCTGGGGATACCGTTGACGTTGAAGGATGCGGTGTTTTTCAGGTTGCTAAGCAATAA
- the dnaN gene encoding DNA polymerase III subunit beta → MKIRILKHELNESIQHVSKAISSRTTIPILTGIKLEVNFQGMTLTASDTDISIQAFIPAEDHDKQIVQIDRPGSVVLPAKFFVEIIKKLPSQEIEMEVKEGFQTLIRSGSTDIQMVGLDPEEFPVLPSIEEDQIIMIPGDLLKNMIKQTAFSISTNETSPILTGILWNLSDNQFKFVATDRHRLASRTAVLDSADNIRFSNIVISGKTLNELSKIIPDQNTMIEIVVADNQVLFKIDRILFYSRILDGTYPDTSKIIPTTYKTELVLDTKKLSDSIDRAYLLSREEKTNIVRLQTMEDGTIEISSSSSELGKVTEQLEVAKFEGDPLRISFNSKYMLDVLKVVESQQLHIGFTGAMSPIIIKPLDDSQSLYLILPYRTTN, encoded by the coding sequence ATGAAAATCCGCATTCTTAAACATGAACTAAATGAATCTATTCAACACGTTTCCAAAGCGATCTCCAGCCGGACAACGATTCCCATTTTGACTGGTATTAAACTAGAGGTTAATTTCCAAGGTATGACTTTAACCGCCAGTGATACCGATATTTCTATCCAGGCTTTTATTCCAGCTGAAGATCATGACAAACAAATCGTTCAAATTGATCGTCCAGGCAGCGTTGTTTTACCTGCTAAATTTTTTGTCGAGATCATTAAAAAACTTCCTTCTCAAGAAATCGAAATGGAGGTTAAAGAGGGGTTTCAAACGTTAATCCGCTCCGGGTCAACAGATATTCAAATGGTCGGCCTTGATCCAGAAGAATTTCCGGTGCTTCCAAGTATTGAGGAAGATCAAATTATTATGATTCCAGGCGATTTGCTTAAAAATATGATCAAACAAACGGCATTCTCTATTTCCACGAATGAAACATCGCCTATTTTGACTGGTATACTGTGGAACTTAAGCGATAATCAGTTCAAATTCGTAGCTACCGACCGTCACCGTCTAGCCAGTAGAACAGCCGTATTAGACAGTGCCGATAATATTCGATTCAGCAACATTGTTATTTCGGGAAAAACATTGAACGAGCTAAGCAAGATCATTCCTGATCAGAACACCATGATTGAAATTGTCGTTGCTGACAACCAAGTGCTGTTTAAAATCGACCGGATTTTATTTTATTCGCGTATTTTAGACGGTACTTATCCGGATACTTCCAAGATTATTCCGACAACCTATAAAACAGAACTAGTCCTTGATACGAAGAAACTAAGCGATTCTATTGACCGGGCTTATTTGCTATCCCGGGAAGAGAAAACCAATATTGTACGGCTGCAAACGATGGAGGATGGCACGATTGAAATATCTTCAAGCTCATCAGAGCTCGGGAAGGTTACAGAACAGCTTGAGGTTGCTAAATTTGAAGGAGATCCGCTGCGCATTTCGTTTAACTCGAAGTACATGCTTGATGTACTGAAAGTGGTCGAGAGTCAGCAGCTTCACATTGGCTTCACGGGGGCCATGAGCCCAATTATTATTAAGCCTTTAGATGACAGTCAAAGCCTGTACCTCATCCTCCCTTACCGTACAACAAATTAA